GCCATCGTCAGCTGCCTCCCTGGCCCTGCCTTCCGCAAGAGCGCGGGCAAGGGCGGGAGCAAGACGTCCCCGGGAAAGGTGAGCCCTGGCATGGCCTCGCACCCCATCCTGCTGACAGGGGGTCCTGGAGCCGGGCAGCACCCGGCCACCCCGTTCGCGCTCATGCCCGTGGTGCAGGCGGGTGGCCGTGCCCTGGGGCCGCTGACTGGCTGCTCCCCGTGCCCAGGCGCTGCCGGTGCGGCTGCGAGCGGGCACCCACGCCGGCGAGGGACGAGTGGAGGTGCTGCGCCACGGGCAGTGGGGCACCGTGTGTGACAAGCGGTGGGACCTGGCTGCGGCCAGCGTGGTGTGCCGGCAGCTGGGCTACGGGACGGCGAAGCAGGCGCTGGTGGGAGCCCAGATGGGCCAAGGTGAGGCGGGCAGCACGGCAGGGACTTGGGGTGCCGCTGGGTGGGGAAAGCCCCTGGTTTactgggtgctgctggagcatCCTGGGATGTCCAGGCAGCTCCAGCCTGCGCTGGGATGGGGCTCCCCTGGCTCCTTCTGCCACGGGCAGCCCCATTCCCATAAGGAAGCCCCAGACCAGAAGAAGGAAGGTGAGGGACCTCCCTGCTCCAGGATGGACATGGAGCGGGGAGCACTGACCCTCCCCTGCTTCAGGCCTGGGGCCCATCCACATGAGCGAGGTACGGTGCACCGGCCACGAGCGCTCCCTGGGCGAGTGCCGCTTCCAGGACGCCGAGCGGAGCGGGTGCCGGCACGAGGCTGACGCCGCCGTCCGCTGCCACATGCCCCACATGGACTTCCAGAGCCAGGTGAgaccctgcctcctccccagagcctgcggagccccagccccagtgcacagcccctgcccccccaagctctgtgcctggtgcagatgctcagagcagcccCGGGGTGGCCCAGGGGATGGGGGGACAGAGAGGCACGCCGATGGGTGTCTGTGGGATGAGCTGGTGGCAAAAGTGGTCTTGTGgagagcaaaggaggaagaggaaggtggggAAGATGTTCAGCTGGATGCGTGGGGCTGCCTGCCGGAGGGCTGGGGGTCTGCCCCACGGTCCGGTTCAGCCCCGTTTTGCCCACAGGTGCGGCTGGCGGGGGGCCGCAGCCCCGAGGAAGGTGTGGTGGAGGCGCTGGTGCCGGTGCAGGGGCGGCTGCAGTGGGGTGCGGTGTGTGGTGCACAGTGGGGGCTGAATGAGGCCATGGtcgtctgcaggcagctggggctgggctttGCCAGCCATGCCCTCCAGGTGAGCCAGGTCCTAGCCTGGGGTCTGGGCTGCAAGGGGTCCAGCGGGATGTGTAGGATGGCTGGGGGCTCTGGGATGGGACAGCCCAGGGGGACGAGCCCCGGTGGCAGTGCTGGGacagggcagctggcaggggaggcgcgctgggtgctggcaggggatgCAAGGGCCGGTCTGAGCACtgtgctcctcctctgcccaggaGACATGGTACTGGGCAGGCAGCCCCGATGCCACCCGGGTGGTGATGAGCGGGGTGCGCTGTGCCGGCACCGAGCTGGCTCTCCAGCAGTGCCAGCGCCATGGCCCCGTCCACTGCCCCAGCGGCGGGGGACGCTTCTCGGCAGGGGTCACCTGCACTGCCCGTGAGTACCGGGAGCCAACGGGGTGCCGCTGGGAAGGGGCACCCCCCTTCTCCTGGCACAGAGAgctggggggtggaggggctCTGTGATGGGGGGAGAATCGCCGGCTCCATCCCTGCCAACCCCTTCCGTGCCAGACGCCCCGGATCTGGTGATGAATGCCCAGCTGGTGCAGGAGACAGCCTACCTGGAGGACCGGCCGCTGGAGCTGCTGTACTGCGCCCACGAGGAACGCTGCCTCTCCCGCTCCGCCGACCACATGCACTGGCCCTATGGccaccgccgcctcctccgctTCTCCTCCCAGATCCACAACCTGGGCAGAGCCGATTTCCGGCCCAGCATGGGGCGCCACGCCTGGACCTGGCACCAGTGCCACCGGTGagtgggctgtgggcaggggatggcagggggctgccccctccccaggccaggcAGGGCACGGCGGCACCATCCCGCAAAGGCTGGCCCACCCGGTGTAATTAGCAGCGTCTGCGCTGGCACTGTCATTACGGCTTTATTTGGCTTCAAGGCTGTAATTTGCTCAGACCCTCTGGGTGCTGCCCGCTCCCGGCTGGGCTGGCCGTGTGCTCCCTGGCCAGGCACCAGCCCCACGCTCAGCCCCTGTCCCCACAGGCACTTCCACAGCATCGAGGTCTTCACCCACTATGACCTGCTGACGCACAACGGCTCCAAGGTGGCCGAAGGGCACAAGGCCAGCTTTTGCCTGGAGGACACCAACTGCCCCGAGGGTAGGTTCCAGCCACGCAGCTCCCAGCAAGGCCCCCGTCCTGCTCCCCAAGGCGAGCTCTGCCcatgccctccctccccttccctccctcccgcagGGCTGCAGCGACGCTTTGCCTGTGCCAactttggggagcagggggtgagcGTGGGGTGCTGGGACACCTACCGCCACGACATCGACTGCCAGTGGATCGACATCACCGACGTGCCACCGGGCAGCTACACCTTCCAGGTACGGGGATGGAGGGGCAGGGTGTGCCCCAAGCCACCAgagcgcagggctgggggccacCCTCCATGggcaccaccagcagccctcACCGTCCACATCGGGGTGCTGCTCTGCACCCCCACGGTGCgtgccacagccctgcctggcccagGCATGGGCAgcggtgcccccagccctgcccctcgccgcctccccccccccaggtggTCGTGAACCCCAAGCACGAGGTGGCCGAGTCGGACTTCTCCAACAACGTGATGCGGTGCCAGTGCAAGTACGATGGGCAGCGCGTCTGGATGCACGGCTGCCACACAAGTATGGAGGGACAGGAGCAGAGGGGGCACGGTGGGCagggcggggggacggggctggggacgcCGCGGGTCCTGTGTCCCACCCACCCACGCCGTCGCTCTCCCCAGGCGATGCCTACGGTGCCGATGCGGTGAGCGAACTG
This sequence is a window from Opisthocomus hoazin isolate bOpiHoa1 chromosome 6, bOpiHoa1.hap1, whole genome shotgun sequence. Protein-coding genes within it:
- the LOXL4 gene encoding lysyl oxidase homolog 4 isoform X1 — translated: MAMPAGVSPILLPLVLLLCRVVPSGQEPAPVHLRLAGPQGPAGEGRLEVLYQGRWGTVCDDGFDFHVATVACRQLGYTAAVTWTHSATYGQGEGPIWLDNVRCSGSEGSLADCAHNGWGTSDCHHGEDAGVVCSGQRLHGASPEATVSGHLGEEPGLSLEEVRLKPILARAKLSMPVTEGAVEVKHNGRWRQVCDAGWTRNNSRVVCGMLGFPQEKHIDISFYRKLWNMKLKDPNSSLKTLSQKNSFWVHRVRCQGAEPHLARCPTQVSPPAPRQHACPRGMHAIVSCLPGPAFRKSAGKGGSKTSPGKVSPGMALPVRLRAGTHAGEGRVEVLRHGQWGTVCDKRWDLAAASVVCRQLGYGTAKQALVGAQMGQGLGPIHMSEVRCTGHERSLGECRFQDAERSGCRHEADAAVRCHMPHMDFQSQVRLAGGRSPEEGVVEALVPVQGRLQWGAVCGAQWGLNEAMVVCRQLGLGFASHALQETWYWAGSPDATRVVMSGVRCAGTELALQQCQRHGPVHCPSGGGRFSAGVTCTAHAPDLVMNAQLVQETAYLEDRPLELLYCAHEERCLSRSADHMHWPYGHRRLLRFSSQIHNLGRADFRPSMGRHAWTWHQCHRHFHSIEVFTHYDLLTHNGSKVAEGHKASFCLEDTNCPEGLQRRFACANFGEQGVSVGCWDTYRHDIDCQWIDITDVPPGSYTFQVVVNPKHEVAESDFSNNVMRCQCKYDGQRVWMHGCHTSDAYGADAVSELERRERLANNLV
- the LOXL4 gene encoding lysyl oxidase homolog 4 isoform X2: MAMPAGVSPILLPLVLLLCRVVPSGQEPAPVHLRLAGPQGPAGEGRLEVLYQGRWGTVCDDGFDFHVATVACRQLGYTAAVTWTHSATYGQGEGPIWLDNVRCSGSEGSLADCAHNGWGTSDCHHGEDAGVVCSGQRLHGASPEATVSGHLGEEPGLSLEEVRLKPILARAKLSMPVTEGAVEVKHNGRWRQVCDAGWTRNNSRVVCGMLGFPQEKHIDISFYRKLWNMKLKDPNSSLKTLSQKNSFWVHRVRCQGAEPHLARCPTQVSPPAPRQHACPRGMHAIVSCLPGPAFRKSAGKGGSKTSPGKALPVRLRAGTHAGEGRVEVLRHGQWGTVCDKRWDLAAASVVCRQLGYGTAKQALVGAQMGQGLGPIHMSEVRCTGHERSLGECRFQDAERSGCRHEADAAVRCHMPHMDFQSQVRLAGGRSPEEGVVEALVPVQGRLQWGAVCGAQWGLNEAMVVCRQLGLGFASHALQETWYWAGSPDATRVVMSGVRCAGTELALQQCQRHGPVHCPSGGGRFSAGVTCTAHAPDLVMNAQLVQETAYLEDRPLELLYCAHEERCLSRSADHMHWPYGHRRLLRFSSQIHNLGRADFRPSMGRHAWTWHQCHRHFHSIEVFTHYDLLTHNGSKVAEGHKASFCLEDTNCPEGLQRRFACANFGEQGVSVGCWDTYRHDIDCQWIDITDVPPGSYTFQVVVNPKHEVAESDFSNNVMRCQCKYDGQRVWMHGCHTSDAYGADAVSELERRERLANNLV